The following DNA comes from Nocardioides sp. JQ2195.
GCAAGAAGATGCTCCAGGGGCGCGTCACCGGCATCCGGACCGGCCGCTACCTCTACACCGAGTGGAACTACGACCCTGGCGTGTCCAGGAAGGTCGTCGACACCGAGCTGTACGACGTCGTGGCCGACCCGGAGCAGTACGAGAACCTCGCGACGCAGCCCGGCCGCGAGGAACTGATCGCGCAGCTGCACGAGGTGCTGGCCGACGCACGCACCTGCAGGGGTGACGGCTGTCGGGCCCTGCTTCCCGAGAACCTCCGCTGACGGCTCCCTGTCGCACAGCAGAAGAGCCCCCTCGAGAGGGGGCTCAGGTCCGCGGACCTCTGGTGGGCGATACTGGGTTCGAACCAGTACGCCCGGCAAATCGCGACACTGGATATCACCTGCCAAAACACCATCTGAGCTGCACTTATGAGGTCCAGTCACGTGTCTCGCTAACGGACATCTATGGACACGTATAGACTCCTGGTGGACACGGAGTGGACACGAATCAGAGGTGTGGGCGGCATGGCGGGGACCAAGGAACGGCGCAGGTTCGGGCAGGTGAGCAAGCTTCCGAGCGGTCGCTACCGCGCCCGGTACGCCGACCCGGAGGGGCGACGCAATGACAAGGGCGAGCCCGTGCGGCACAACGCTCCCCACACGTTCGACACCAAGGAAGATGCCCAGGCGTGGCTCACCGATGAACGCCGCCTCATCAGCACCGGCAGCTGGACATCACCGGCCGACCGCTCCGCACAGCGGATCCAGAAGCTCCCTACCTTGGCCGAGTACGCTCCGCGCTGGGTCGAAGCTCGACGGGTGAAGGGACGCCCCCTGGCCGACCGCACGCGCGATCACTACACGGATCTGCTCGACCGCTTCATCCTCCCCACGTTCGGACGCGTCACCCTCAAGGCGATTACGCCCGAGTCCGTGGCGCACTGGTACGACACAGCCATGAGCGGCAGGGCCACCACACAGGCACACTCCTACTCGCTGCTGCGCGCGATCCTCGCCACAGCTGCCGATCCTTCACAGAACTCAGGTCGCGCTCTGATCCCGTTCAACCCCTGCAACATCCGGGGCGGTGGCTCAACGGCCCGTCATCGTCGCGTCGACCTCGCATCTGCCGAGGATGTCGCCACGATCGTCAAGGCGATGCCCGAGCGGCACCAGCTCATGGTGCTGCTCGCAGACGGCACCGGCCTACGTTTCGGTGAGCTGGCCGAGTTGCGCCGCAAGGATGTGAAGTTTCCGGCCAAGAGCGCGGAGGCCGGCTCCCCCGGCACCCTGAAGGTTCGGCGCGGCGTGGTCCGCTCGAGGTCAGCCGGCGTCGTCGCCAAGGCACCAAAGAGTGACGCCGGAATCCGTGATGTACCGATTCCCCCGCACCTGCTCGCAGCGATCCGCGCGCACCTGCTCGAGCACGCAGCGCCAGGCGCCGAGGGACTGCTGTTCCCTGGCCGCACGGGTGGCCACCTCTCCCCCAGCGCGTTCTACGGCAAGGCCGGGAAGATCACCAAGGACGGCCGCGAACTCACCAAGGGATGGGGCTGGTACGAGGCGCGCCGACTGATCGGTCGCACGGACCTGCACTTCCACGACCTGCGGCACGGTGCGCTCACAGAGGCAGCACGTCACGGCGCCACGCTCGCCGAACTCATGGCGCTGGGCGGTCATTCGACGCCGTCCGCGGCTCACCGCTACCAACAGGCCGCATCTGGACGGCTGGCCGATCTAGCGCGCAAGAGATCCGCGGCCGCCGGCTGGACTGTGGATGGGGCGCAATGACCAGCATCGGACCCGTCACAGCCGAAGCACTGATTCATCAGCGAGCTGACGGGATCTGTCTTGGCGCGGCTTCCAGGTCGTCGAGCTTGATGCGGATCGCGCGCTTGCCGCAGCGGTAGGCCGGCAGGGTGCCGGCAGCGATCCAGCGGCGGATGGTCTTGACCGAGACCGACATGCACTCGGCGGCTTCTTCGAGGCTGAGGTAAGTCGGGATGCCGCGCCGGTCATGCATCGGGGCTCTCCTCCGATCGCGGAGACGTGGCTGTGGCGAGGAAGCGCCGGGCTTCGGCGACAGTGATGTAGAGGCGGCCGATGCCTTGGAATCGGGTCCAGCGTGGCCCGACACCTCGTCGCCGCCAGTTGTGGACGGTCCGTTGCGGTGTGCGGATGAGGTCGCAGAACTCCTCGAAGAGGATCAGTGCGTTGTCGTCCCGGTCGGTCGGGATGTTGATGGGTGTCATTGCGTTGCCTTCCATCGGTGGCCACCTGCGATGTGGTGGCCTCACAGAGGGAGAGGCAACGTCCCGCGGTCCTGATCGGACAGCCAATGTCTGCTCACGTCGAGACCAGCCTCTCTTGGTCACCTATGTCCCTGGCGGTCTCCCTGCGATCAGTTGTGGCGAGTTTTCTTCGTCACCGGCCGATGCCGTGCGAACGCGGTGGCGTCGTGGGCACCGGCTGAGGTGGACGTCGTGGGCCGCTTCTCGGCAGTGGCGCTTGCAGGCTCGCGGAGTGTGACGGCGCATTCGAGCCGTACCGCTCGATGTCCTCCTTCGCCACCTGCGCGGCGTGTCCGGGTCCAGGATCGGCCCGGTCGCGCGCGAACACGGCCACTCACTGCCTCCGGGCGTCATCTGCGGATTCGGCAACCAGGTGGGCGACGTTCGACTTGCGCCCGCGAGTCATCGCGACGTACGCCGATGCCGCGGTCGTGCTGTCGCCGAGTGCGAAGTGAGCGTGGTCGACGGTGTCGCCCTGGGCGCCGCACACCGTGGTGGCGTAGGCCAGCTCGACGTGTTCTCGCACGTACGCCGCGGGCAGGTTCCGGCTGCCATTCGGGCCGTGCACCTTGAGCCCTCCGGAGCCGCTCCGAGTGAACTGAGCCATTGACACGAGTTGACGTCTTCTACCGGCAAATGACACTTGACCTGCACAAACGGTGGACCCTGGTCCTATCGCGCTGGCGATCGTTGCCAGTCGTTGACAGAGTTTCTGGCCTGTTTTTGGACACCTTCAAGTCGGCGAGCACGCCCCCTTGGCAGTCATGCTTATCCCTCTGTCCGGCATCGACGAGAATGGCGTTGCAGGTGGCCGGCCCCGCCAGTGGCAAGCATCATTGCGGTCTTGACCGCGATGAACCCTCGACTACCGCTCTTGTGTGTTCAGCGGCGAGCGCCTGCTGTCCGACCTGGCAGCTCCGAATGCACTCACACAAAAGATGTTCTCGCGGCCAGTTGGCGTCGACAACACGGACTGTCGGAGGTCTCGGGACGAAATCACAGCGTTCGGCGACTTCGGCCGAGATCGAGTCATCGCAGGACAGAGCCGGTTGAGAAGAGCAAAAGCAACGCATTCGACATGGTGCGTCATCTGGAAGACACGAATGATTCTGAGCGTGCGCGCGGTCGCTTGCGGATCACTGCGTTCCACGGCGCGAAGTGACCGTTGACCTGTAGGTTTGCATGCCGAAGGCGGTGTAGGTGGCTGCACAGCTCTGCGCCCCTCGGAGGTTCAAAGCGCGCCCAAACCGCGCCCTCGTGTCATCTACCGCAGGCGCTCGCGTAGGAACGCGAGCCGGAGCCCCACCGCAGCGCGTCGGACCACCCTGGCCGCGTAAGGAACCTGTCGATGACCGCCCTCGGGCGGCGACTACGGCGGCGTGCGAGTTCGAGCTCTATTACGAGGTCTATTCCCGCGTGGGTGACTGTCATGTCCCAGGACATCGGTGACGCCCACCGGCTGAGTGCTTGGAAGCGGTCCCTGACCTGCGAAGACGCCTTCCAGCGTCTTCCAGTGTCGGGTCGTTTTTCGTTCGCGTGTGGCACCAGTGTGTCCCGGCACTCAGCGTGTTTCTGAGTGGCCCCGAAACCTGTCAAAGATCAAACTCCACCCGTGGTGGACGTGGTGCGCGTTCCCCGCGAAAGAAGCTGGCCTTCACCCACCGCGGATCGGGACAAGCCTCCTCCGGTTCGATAGCAGTGCTACGTCCTTCCTCGTATCGCCGACCTGCAGCCGACTGAGGACTGTCTGCTGGGTCTCCGGCGACCAGTAGATTTGCAGTTCCCGCCGCGCCCGTGTGATGGCCGTGTAGAAGATGTTGTGGCTGATGTCGTCCTCGTTGGCGCTGGTGATGACGATCTTCACCGTGTCGTACTCAAGACCTTGTGCCTTGTGAATGCCTACCGCGTAGGCCACTTGGAAGGGCACAGTGGTCGTGTCGAGGTCGTCGTCCTCATCACTGATGTCTATGTCGTAGACCGAGAACCGGACCGTCGAGTCAGCCACCCAGTGGAGATCAAAGTAGCCATCTACATCGAGCCCGGTGACGGGTCGGTCGAGCCGAACATCGAACTGGATGCTCCCGTCTTCGGACTCAACGCGCATGATGGTCCCCTTGAGATTGTTGTAGATCAGCGGCTTAAAGCGATTCGTGTCTGCGAACAGCACGGGGTCGCCGACCTTGAAGACAGCGGGGCCCCAGGCCACGGCGGGGTTGGGGTTGCTGGCCTGAAGGAAGCGGTTGATGTTGTTGATGCCGTACAGCCCGTCGTAGTTGAGGGCGAGGATGATGTCGTCAGCGGAGTTCTTCGCGAGAAGCGTGGCGTCCAGGGGCGTGGAGTACCCGTTCCGTGCAATGACCTCAGTGATGCCATCATCGAGGGTGCGGACCTTGCTCCAGAGGTCGACCAAGGCGTCGCTGCTCGTGCGGTAGGGAGTCGTCAACTCGAAGACGGACGCTGCCGGGACGTAGGACCGGATGACGTTGAACCAGTTGCCGAACCTTATGGACTCGATCTGGAACACGTCGCCCACGAGGACGAGCAACTTAAAGTTTGTCGTCTCCAGGATGGCCAGCAGGTCCGAGTTGCTCACGGTTGAGCACTCGTCGATGACCAGCACGTCGTACTCGCCGCTCGGGGTGTGCTTGTGGCTGGCGACGGTCCGGAAGATCGCGTTCGGCGCGGTCAGCCGCCGACGCAGATTCTCGACCGCAGGGTGGGTGTTTGCGAGGAACAGCTTCGGGTTGCCGGCGAAGTAGCTCGCAATGTGGTCCACCATGCGCGTCTTTCCCGTGCCTGCCGCTCCGTAGACCAGCGCGACCCGAGACTGGGCGAAAAGCGTGATGAGTGCCTCCCTCTTCGCCGGGTCGTCAACGACGTGCGCCGTGGTGCCAAGCCACTGCTCCACCGCCGCGGTGTAGCCGCTCACTCCCCCAGCCGCATGCTCCTCCAACATGGTCACAATGTCGTAGGTGTCGTCCTCGTATCCCTGGATGAACACGTGGCCCTTGTCGAGGACGAGGTCTCGGGCCGGGCGATGGGTGTAATAGAGGTTCCCGTTGTAGGTGTCGATGAGGTCGCCCACGTCGCCGAGGTCCTCCAGTTCTGCGACCGGCGTGTAGAGGACGCCCCTGTCCTCCACGTTGCGCTGAACTCGCCGTGCCAATAACTCATGGGTCCGGCCGTCGGGGTCAAGGCTGTTGATGAGGTCCCAGAAGCGGGGGTTGTGCGCCCGCGGCGCCGTACAGAACGGCATGTCGTCAAAGGGAATGCAGCCGTAGCTCAGGTTCAGGTTCGACAAGCGGGTGTTGGGCTCCCAGTAGTACTGCGCCTTGAGGACCTCGTTGCGCATCCGCAAGAGCAGGTAGCGGAGAACGTTGTGCCCACGCCGCTCTCCTCGAATAATGCAGCGCGCCTCATCCATCGCGGGGAAGATCTGCGGGTTCTTGGTGCTGACAGTCCCCCGCGCCTTCAGGTCGTCGTAGCGCTCGGGCGTGGCGTCGATGAGTCGAGCAGTGTCGAGCCAGCGGTGAGGCGGCCCATCACGAACTTGTACTCGGCGGAGTCGGTACGCACCTTCTTGGTGTCCTGACCGACGATGCTCGCGAAGTGTTCCAGCTCGCAGGGACGGATGGAGACTTCCCAGTTCCTGATGAGGGTCACCGGCATCTGCTGGCCGAACACCTCGATGGTGGCCGCTTGGAGCCCGAGGTTGGCGGAGTAGTTGTCCGCGATGTCGATGCTGGTGAAACCGATGATGCGGTCGGCCTTGCTGACCCGGTTGACCGCCTTGTAGAAGGTGACCTCGTAGTAGACGCGACCGCCCGTGACGAAGGGGCGGGTCTTGTGGATGTAGTAGCGATCCCAGCGTTCAGAGGTCGCTCGCCCGGGCTTGTCGACCTCGAGGGCAATCTTCTCGTGGTACTCGGCAAGTGCCGGGTCTTGGTCCAGAGGGAAGGATTCGAGGTTGCCGAGGATATCCACGCCGGCCTCGCCACGCAGCAAGATCCGCAGCCGAAGCAGGTACTCGTGGTAACGGAGCATGAGTCGCTCGGACGTGTCTTCGTCGAAGGTGTAGTGGGAGGTGGACGGTTGGAGGAGCGCGTGGAACTTGCTGACGAAATTGAGACGCCCGTTGGCCTTCACCCAGGCCAGCGCGGCCTCGATGGCAGCGTAGTCATGCTCGGCATCCCCGCTCGCCGTGTGCAGGAGGACGGCAACCCCTTCAACCAGATTCCGCAACTGACCGAGCACGTTCTGCGACAGGAGGTCTCGCTGGTTAGCCAACGTGGAGATGTTGGAGCAGACGACTTGGTCTACGGCGTCGATGTGGTTGGCGACCGTTGCCACTCGTGATCCTCCCGCGCAAGATCAATCTTCGGACAGGCTCAGACGCTAGCGCGAAGGCCCCCAAGCTGAGGGAGAATCGACGAGTTCGGGGAGACAACATAGGCTGATGCTGTGGATGACGGCCTTTTGGCAGATCCCCGCCCGGTCCAGCCGCAGCAGCCGGCGCCCAGCACCGAGACCCTTCCTGCCTGGCAGATCGCCTCACTGCGCAAGGGTCTCGACGACCTCGGCCTGATAACGATGGAAGAGCGTCAATCTCTTGTAGTCGAGTTGGCCGGCCGCCCGGTTGCCTCGCTCCGTGACCTCACAGTCGCCGAGGCCCGAGTCATCACCGAGGAGTTGGCCGCGCGCAAGGGGCCAGCTCAGACCTCCGGCAGTGCCTGGGACAACCGCGACGCGGATACGTGGATCGACCGGCTCTGATCATGCCGACACCGAACTGTCGGTGGTCGCCTCCAAGATTGAAGCCAATCCGGACGGTAGATTCAGACCAAGCAGTTCAGGGCGAAGGGGTTTCACATGGCTAGACGAGCGGCATCGCGCGCTCCCCATGTCCCCTCCAGTGCTTCACGACTCCCGGACGGTCGTTTGAAGGACACCCCGGCCAACCGAGCCCTGCATCCTGTGGAGACCCCGCAGTCGCTATTCGAGAGCCCCGCGCTCAAAGAGCAGGCCTACTTCTCCGACAGCCGGTCGCTGGTTTTCAACAACGACGTGTCGAAGGTGCTGCAGGTCCTAGCGAACGAGGGTGTCCAGGTCGACTCAATCGTGACCTCGCCCCCGTTCTACGGCCAGCGGGACTACGGCGTGGACGGCCAAATCGGCCTCGAGCAGCACCCGCAGGAGTTCGTCGACGCCCTCGTTGAGATCTTCGAACTCTGCCGGCCGATCCTCAAGGACACCGGCAGCATGTGGGTGAACCTAGGCGACACCTACTGGAGCGGTAAGGGTGCCCACAAGAGCAGTGAAGCCAAGCAAGGTGCGCGGCGCTTCGGCGTACGTCCGCAGGACCTCCCAGGCGACGGTCTCTGGGCTCGCCCGAAGCAGCTTCTGCTGATTCCACACCGCTTCGCGATCGCGATGCAGGACGCGGGGTGGCTCGTTCGCAACGACAACGTCTGGATCAAGCCAAACCCGATCCCGGACCAGGTTCGCGACCGGTCATCGATGAGCCACGAGTACGTGTTCCACATGACGAAGGAACGCTGGTACTACTACGACCGCGCCCCGGTCGGGCGGGTGTCCTCGACTGGAGGAACGCTGCCGCCCCTGTCGACCTGGGTCGTGAGACCGTCCCGTGGCAACAAGAAGCACAAGGCTTCGTTCTCCGAAGAGCTTGTGCGCATCCCCGTGCTTGCGACGACACCGAAGAACGGCATCGTGCTCGACCCATTTGGCGGAAGCGGCACCACGCTGCGCTTCGCTCGCAAGAATGGCTTCCGCAGCATCGGTATCGACCTGAACCCCGACTATTGCGAGGAAATGGCGACGTCGCTGCGCGAGCTAGCTGAGCAGGAGGACTGAGTGCCCAAGTATCTGGCCGAAGCCGAGATCCGCCACGCCGTCGAGCAGCTCGAGCGGTCGTCCGCCCGCCAGCGGATGTGCGAGTTCCTCATCGCACTGCGGACGCTGAAGCTTGCCGGTACGCAGCAGGTGGCGGTCGCCGAATCTGTGTCGGACTACGTGCAGGCCGTCAACGAGCTCACCAACTGGGCCAGTCCCGACGACGTCGACAAGCCCTACTTCAACCCGTTCGGCAGCGAGGCCGCGTTCAAGGGTCCGAAGTTCCCGTCCAACGGCCCATCGAACACCATGCACGGCTGGGCCACCCAGGCTGACTCCCCGCTGGAGATCATCCAGAAGACCCGCCCCAAGTCGATCGCGCGCCGGCCCATCTCGGAGGCTCAGCTGTGCACCTTCCTGCTGAAGCGTGCCGGTGGCCTGGAGCCCCCGCGACTGATCGACATCGCGGTCTGGTTCTTCCGGTCCACGGACCTCGAGGGTCAGGGCGGCAGCCTGCCGACGCGCGTTGAACTCGAGGCAATGGTCGCCGAGGAGATCGGCCTGACCGACGAAGACGTCGCCGCGCTCTTCCGGCTCGAGGCTGACGACACAGACGCCGACCAGCCCGACGTCGCTGAGGCCAGCGGTGAGGACACCGACGCCGAAGCGGAGACCCTCCTGTGACGCTCAAGTTCGCCGACGAGGCCGCGGATCCGCGCACCTACCTGCCGCAACAGTCATCCGGACCGCGCCAGGCGCCTTCGCAGGCGTCGGGTCGCATCGGCCAAGTGTGCGAGTACATCGAGGCGTCCGGGTTCACCTTCGAGCCCTGGCAGGTCGCGACGTTCGTGACGGCGCTGCAGACCAAGCCGTTCCTGATTCTCGCTGGCATCTCGGGCACCGGTAAGACCAAGCTGCCGCAGCTCGTCGCGGAGGCCACCGGCGCGAAGGTCGTCATCGTGCCGGTCCGTCCCGACTGGACTGACTCCAGCGACCTGCTGGGTTACGAGCGTCTCGGCGGTGAGTTCGTCCCCGGCCACCTGCTGACCCTTTGTCAGCGGGCGATGCAGGAGAAAGACACCCAGTTCTTCTTCGTGCTCGACGAGATGAACGTCGCCCGGGTGGAGTACTACTTCGCTGAGGTTCTCAGCGTGATGGAGAACCGTCGCTGGACTGACCAGGGGACGGCCATCAGCCCGCCGCTGAACCTGCTGGCCCCTGACCTGTCTGCGAACGAGCAGGGTGGCATCGACTGGAGTGGTGTCTACCTGCCGCCGAACGTTTCGGTCATCGGCACCGTCAACATGGACGAGACCACCCACGACTTCTCCCGCAAGGTACTCGACCGCGCGTTCGTCCTCGAGCTCTCCGAGGTCGACCTGTCGGTCTACGGCACAACCGCCGCCTCGCTCCCGGCCCCGGCTGTCTGGAAGGCGCCTGAGTGGTCGCCGGCTCACCTGCGACTCGCTGACGTTCCCGATGTTGAGTCGAACCAGACCATCGTCGAGGCCGTCAACGCGCTGATCCGGGCCAACGAGTCGCTGCAGCGCGCGCAATTGCAGGTCGGGTTCCGGGTGCGTGACGAGGTTGCGCTGTTCTGCCTCAACGCTGCCGGTTCGGCGGAGCACTTCGTCACTCGCGACGAGACCGTCATCGCGCCGCTCGACCTCTGCCTCAGCATGAAGGTGCTCCCTCGCCTGCAGGGCGGCGGCGCGCTCCTGCGTGATGTGCTCGTGGATCTGGCTGGATGGACCACCTCCAGCCCCAGCGAGGCTTCCGGCTCTGAGAGCCCGTCTGGCTTCCCGCGGACCGACGACCGCGTCCGGTTGATGCAGCAGCGGCTCGACCAGACCGGATTCACCTCGTACTGGGTCTGACCCATGAGCCTTCGTATCCAGACTGACCGCTGGGACATCACCGTCGAGGGCGTCAACAAGGCGAGCGTGTGGGAGGGGCGCGCCGGCGCTCAGCAGCCTCGCCTCCGCGTGACGACAGAGGGCCGGGACCGCGTCCTCGAAGTCACGGCCGATGGCACGACGAGCCATCCCGAGGCGCGGACATACGACGGAGTCGGTGCACGCCTGGTCGAAGAGACGAACTACCGGCTGAGCATCGTCAACAAGGTCGGCAACCAGCCCACCATGGCCCACCTCGACCCCGCGCTGGTCCGCGACGTACGCCCGATCCCGGGGTACGCAGACGTCCTCAGCGGAAACATCAACTTCCGCTCGCAGGTCGGAGACAGTCGATTCCTGATCAGCGATGACGAGTCGAGCATCGAGGTAATCGTCGAGGTGCGCCCGTCGAAGCTCGACTACGAGACCGACTACGAGGAGCTCCTGGACAGCGTCACGGGTCTGGCGCGTCAGCTGGTACTTGAGTTCCTCCGCGCCACCACCCGTGGCGCCAGCACTGGCTCTGATCCGGCGACACGCCAGATTGAATGGCTTCTCCTTCTTCGCGAGGAGGTGCAGGGGCTGAAGCAGGCGCTGGCGTACATCGCAGCGAATCCGCACCAGCAGCTCGTGCGCGAGACTCAGCTGGTCGCGGCCGAGCGCATCCGTCGCCCTTCGG
Coding sequences within:
- a CDS encoding site-specific integrase, with the translated sequence MSKLPSGRYRARYADPEGRRNDKGEPVRHNAPHTFDTKEDAQAWLTDERRLISTGSWTSPADRSAQRIQKLPTLAEYAPRWVEARRVKGRPLADRTRDHYTDLLDRFILPTFGRVTLKAITPESVAHWYDTAMSGRATTQAHSYSLLRAILATAADPSQNSGRALIPFNPCNIRGGGSTARHRRVDLASAEDVATIVKAMPERHQLMVLLADGTGLRFGELAELRRKDVKFPAKSAEAGSPGTLKVRRGVVRSRSAGVVAKAPKSDAGIRDVPIPPHLLAAIRAHLLEHAAPGAEGLLFPGRTGGHLSPSAFYGKAGKITKDGRELTKGWGWYEARRLIGRTDLHFHDLRHGALTEAARHGATLAELMALGGHSTPSAAHRYQQAASGRLADLARKRSAAAGWTVDGAQ
- a CDS encoding helix-turn-helix domain-containing protein, which encodes MHDRRGIPTYLSLEEAAECMSVSVKTIRRWIAAGTLPAYRCGKRAIRIKLDDLEAAPRQIPSAR
- a CDS encoding helicase C-terminal domain-containing protein, with the protein product MAQFTRSGSGGLKVHGPNGSRNLPAAYVREHVELAYATTVCGAQGDTVDHAHFALGDSTTAASAYVAMTRGRKSNVAHLVAESADDARRQ
- a CDS encoding ATP-dependent RecD-like DNA helicase, giving the protein MRNEVLKAQYYWEPNTRLSNLNLSYGCIPFDDMPFCTAPRAHNPRFWDLINSLDPDGRTHELLARRVQRNVEDRGVLYTPVAELEDLGDVGDLIDTYNGNLYYTHRPARDLVLDKGHVFIQGYEDDTYDIVTMLEEHAAGGVSGYTAAVEQWLGTTAHVVDDPAKREALITLFAQSRVALVYGAAGTGKTRMVDHIASYFAGNPKLFLANTHPAVENLRRRLTAPNAIFRTVASHKHTPSGEYDVLVIDECSTVSNSDLLAILETTNFKLLVLVGDVFQIESIRFGNWFNVIRSYVPAASVFELTTPYRTSSDALVDLWSKVRTLDDGITEVIARNGYSTPLDATLLAKNSADDIILALNYDGLYGINNINRFLQASNPNPAVAWGPAVFKVGDPVLFADTNRFKPLIYNNLKGTIMRVESEDGSIQFDVRLDRPVTGLDVDGYFDLHWVADSTVRFSVYDIDISDEDDDLDTTTVPFQVAYAVGIHKAQGLEYDTVKIVITSANEDDISHNIFYTAITRARRELQIYWSPETQQTVLSRLQVGDTRKDVALLSNRRRLVPIRGG
- a CDS encoding site-specific DNA-methyltransferase, whose amino-acid sequence is MKDTPANRALHPVETPQSLFESPALKEQAYFSDSRSLVFNNDVSKVLQVLANEGVQVDSIVTSPPFYGQRDYGVDGQIGLEQHPQEFVDALVEIFELCRPILKDTGSMWVNLGDTYWSGKGAHKSSEAKQGARRFGVRPQDLPGDGLWARPKQLLLIPHRFAIAMQDAGWLVRNDNVWIKPNPIPDQVRDRSSMSHEYVFHMTKERWYYYDRAPVGRVSSTGGTLPPLSTWVVRPSRGNKKHKASFSEELVRIPVLATTPKNGIVLDPFGGSGTTLRFARKNGFRSIGIDLNPDYCEEMATSLRELAEQED
- a CDS encoding AAA family ATPase translates to MTLKFADEAADPRTYLPQQSSGPRQAPSQASGRIGQVCEYIEASGFTFEPWQVATFVTALQTKPFLILAGISGTGKTKLPQLVAEATGAKVVIVPVRPDWTDSSDLLGYERLGGEFVPGHLLTLCQRAMQEKDTQFFFVLDEMNVARVEYYFAEVLSVMENRRWTDQGTAISPPLNLLAPDLSANEQGGIDWSGVYLPPNVSVIGTVNMDETTHDFSRKVLDRAFVLELSEVDLSVYGTTAASLPAPAVWKAPEWSPAHLRLADVPDVESNQTIVEAVNALIRANESLQRAQLQVGFRVRDEVALFCLNAAGSAEHFVTRDETVIAPLDLCLSMKVLPRLQGGGALLRDVLVDLAGWTTSSPSEASGSESPSGFPRTDDRVRLMQQRLDQTGFTSYWV